A region from the Aegilops tauschii subsp. strangulata cultivar AL8/78 chromosome 5, Aet v6.0, whole genome shotgun sequence genome encodes:
- the LOC109773643 gene encoding F-box protein At3g07870-like: MGDEGTSCSGAEFPTATDVLVEILLRLPPNSRRRSRLVCRQWRDAVDERTATDLRSRAKTLLVSGGEAYVLDDKCGLKRVMASRADRVMKVVGTCNGLICLCDDSQSGGAIALANPANGERLLLPPLPCAADIHMRASSLKWHEAYGFAHHQSTGRYKVVHVPCGFRGVWEFHTVQVFTLGDASWRDVATPAVGGAGARCLLEAGIVGVDGATYWIAQGTERIMSFDLEDERVASVKPLPLPLPTRPGSRFRLAEVRGRLGMAIIHDSPTLERTDVWVLESARQEQRWRR; the protein is encoded by the coding sequence ATGGGCGACGAGGGCACCAGCTGCAGCGGCGCGGAATTCCCGACGGCCACGGACGTCCTCGTGGAGATCCTGCTGCGACTCCCGCCCAACTCCCGCCGCCGATCCCGCCTCGTGTGCCGGCAATGGCGTGACGCCGTCGACGAGCGCACGGCGACGGACCTGCGGAGCCGCGCCAAGACCCTCCTCGTCAGCGGAGGGGAAGCGTACGTCCTTGACGACAAGTGTGGGCTTAAGCGGGTGATGGCTAGCCGGGCGGACCGAGTGATGAAGGTGGTCGGCACGTGCAACGGCCTGATCTGCCTCTGCGACGACAGCCAGTCCGGCGGCGCCATCGCGCTGGCGAACCCAGCCAACGGGGAGAGGCTCCTCCTCCCGCCGTTGCCGTGCGCCGCCGATATCCATATGCGTGCGTCCAGCTTGAAGTGGCACGAGGCATACGGCTTCGCGCACCACCAGAGCACGGGACGGTACAAGGTCGTACACGTCCCGTGCGGCTTCCGGGGAGTCTGGGAGTTCCACACCGTGCAGGTGTTCACGCTCGGGGACGCGTCCTGGCGCGACGTCGCGACGCCGGCAGTCGGCGGCGCCGGCGCGAGGTGCCTCCTCGAGGCCGGCATCGTCGGCGTCGACGGCGCGACGTACTGGATCGCGCAGGGCACCGAGAGGATCATGTCTTTCGACCTCGAGGACGAGCGCGTCGCGTCCGTCaagccgctgccgctgccgctgccgacCAGGCCCGGCAGCCGCTTCCGCCTGGCGGAGGTCCGCGGGAGGCTGGGCATGGCGATCATCCACGACTCGCCGACGCTGGAGAGGACGGACGTGTGGGTTCTGGAGAGCGCGAGGCAGGAGCAGAGGTGGAGGCGCTAG